In Raphanus sativus cultivar WK10039 chromosome 5, ASM80110v3, whole genome shotgun sequence, the following proteins share a genomic window:
- the LOC108858576 gene encoding LOW QUALITY PROTEIN: G-type lectin S-receptor-like serine/threonine-protein kinase At1g11330 (The sequence of the model RefSeq protein was modified relative to this genomic sequence to represent the inferred CDS: deleted 2 bases in 1 codon; substituted 1 base at 1 genomic stop codon), with the protein MVVPPNIRRPFILLFVLATVPCFSLKLCLGEDRITLSTPIXDSETLLSKSGVFRFGFFTPVNSTGHLRYVGIWYDKIPIQTVVWVANKDTPINNTSGVVSISEDGNLVVKDGLHHLLWSTNVTVWVAPNATWVQLMDNGNLRLQDNRNNGEILWESFKHPYKYSFLQRMTLGTSNTTGENLKLTSWRSYVDPSTGNYTAGLASFSFPELTFPELLIWKNSVPIWRSGQWNGQVFIGLPDVDSLLFLDGFNLINDNQGTFSMSFANDSFMYHFNLDPDGYIYQRDWGARGWRIGVRFPSTDCDAFGRCGPYGICNSREDPACKCVKGFVPRNNTEWNARNWSNGCVRKALLRCERQRDVSSNGGGGGKGDGFLKLQKMKVPINAEQSLANVQACPKQCSDNCSCTAYAYDRGIGCMLWSGDLVDMQSFLGSGIDLYIRVAHSELKTHSNRVLMITAPLLGVVFVAAVCGLFACRKFKKRPAPEKDTSAELMYKRMEELTSGNESASNQVKLKDLPLFEFKVLAAATDNFSPGNKLGQGGFGPVYKGVLPEGHEIAVKRLSRASGQGLEELLNEVVVISKLQHRNLVKLLGCCLEGEERLLVYEYMPKKSLDAYLFDPLKQKILDWKIRFNIMEGICRGLLYLHRDSRLKIIHRDLKASNILLDDHLNPKISDFGLARVFRTNEDEANTRRVVGTYGYMSPEYAMEGFFSEKSDVFSLGVIFLEIISGTRNSHKEENDLNLLAYAWKLWNDGEAASLANPIVFDECFEKEIRKCVQIGLLCVQEVANDRPNVSTVIWMLTTENTNLPEPKQPAFIARSGFSIAESSDLSSQKVSINDVSLTAVTGR; encoded by the exons ATGGTAGTTCCACCAAACATACGTCGTCCgtttattcttctttttgtacTTGCAACAGTGCCTTGCTTCTCGCTGAAGCTCTGTCTCGGCGAAGACAGGATCACGTTGTCAACTCCTATCTAAGACTCGGAGACGCTTCTCAGCAAAAGTGGTGTATTCAGGTTCGGTTTCTTCACTCCTGTAAACTCCACTGGTCATTTACGTTATGTTGGGATCTGGTACGATAAGATCCCTATTCAAACTGTAGTTTGGGTTGCTAACAAAGACACTCCCATCAACAACACTTCCGGTGTTGTTTCAATCTCTGAAGACGGGAATCTTGTGGTTAAGGATGGTCTACACCACCTTCTGTGGTCGACGAACGTCACAGTCTGGG TGGCTCCAAATGCTACATGGGTTCAGCTAATGGATAATGGGAATCTTAGGTTACAAGACAACAGAAACAACGGTGAGATTCTGTGGGAGAGCTTCAAGCATCCTTATAAGTACTCTTTCTTGCAAAGAATGACTCTTGGAACCAGCAACACAACCGGAGAGAATCTAAAGCTTACCTCATGGAGAAGCTACGTAGATCCTTCAACAGGGAACTACACAGCTGGTCTTGCTTCTTTCTCGTTTCCTGAGCTAACCTTTCCTGAGCTTCTCATCTGGAAGAACAGTGTCCCAATCTGGCGTAGCGGACAGTGGAACGGTCAGGTTTTCATCGGTTTACCGGATGTGGACTCTCTTCTGTTTCTTGATGGGTTTAACCTCATCAATGATAACCAAGGAACGTTTTCGATGTCATTTGCTAATGATTCTTTCATGTACCACTTTAACTTGGATCCTGATGGA TATATATATCAGAGAGATTGGGGTGCTAGAGGTTGGAGGATTGGTGTGAGGTTCCCATCCACGGATTGTGATGCATTTGGTAGATGCGGTCCATACGGGATCTGCAACTCTAGAGAAGATCCAGCTTGTAAATGTGTAAAAGGTTTTGTGCCGAGGAACAACACAGAGTGGAATGCAAGGAATTGGAGTAACGGATGTGTGAGAAAAGCTCTGTTGCGGTGCGAGAGGCAGAGGGATGTAAGTAgtaatggtggtggtggtggaaaGGGAGATGGGTTTTTGAAACTGCAGAAGATGAAAGTGCCAATCAATGCGGAGCAGTCTCTAGCTAATGTGCAAGCTTGTCCTAAGCAGTGTTCAGATAACTGTTCTTGCACGGCTTATGCTTATGATCGAGGAATCGGATGCATGCTTTGGAGTGGTGATTTGGTTGATATGCAATCATTTTTGGGGAGTGGGATTGATCTTTATATTCGAGTTGCTCATTCCGAACTTA AAACCCATAGCAACCGAGTACTTATGATCACAGCACCTCTGCTAGGCGTTGTGTTTGTTGCTGCGGTCTGCGGTCTTTTTGCATGCCGGAAGTTCAAAAAGCGTCCAG CACCAGAGAAAGATACAAGTGCAGAGCTAATGTATAAAAGAATGGAAGAACTTACAAGTGGCAATGAGTCTGCTTCTAACCAAGTCAAGCTCAAAGATCTTCCTCTTTTTGAGTTTAAAGTGTTAGCTGCGGCAACCGATAACTTCTCTCCCGGAAACAAACTCGGGCAAGGTGGATTTGGTCCTGTTTACAAG GGAGTATTGCCAGAAGGGCACGAAATTGCAGTGAAGAGGCTCTCACGGGCATCAGGACAAGGACTTGAGGAACTTTTGAACGAAGTGGTGGTGATTTCGAAATTGCAACATCGGAATCTGGTGAAGTTACTGGGATGTTGCCTTGAAGGTGAAGAAAGGTTGTTAGTATATGAATACATGCCAAAGAAAAGCTTGGATGCCTATCTATTTG ACCCACTGAAGCAAAAGATACTCGATTGGAAGATTCGGTTCAACATAATGGAAGGGATCTGCAGAGGTCTTTTGTACCTTCACAGAGATTCAAGGCTAAAGATCATACACAGAGATCTAAAAGCTAGCAACATTTTGTTAGATGACCATCTGAATCCCAAGATATCTGATTTCGGTCTTGCAAGAGTTTTCCGAACAAATGAAGATGAAGCTAACACAAGAAGGGTGGTTGGAACATA CGGCTATATGTCACCGGAATATGCAATGGAAGGTTTCTTTTCAGAAAAGTCGGACGTTTTCAGCTTGGGGGTTATATTTCTAGAGATCATAAGTGGGACAAGAAACTCTCACAAGGAAGAAAATGACCTAAACCTTTTAGCTTAT GCTTGGAAGCTATGGAATGACGGTGAGGCTGCTTCTTTAGCCAATCCAATCGTCTTTGATGAGTGTTTTGAGAAAGAGATTAGAAAATGTGTTCAGATTGGACTGTTATGTGTGCAAGAAGTTGCAAACGATAGACCAAATGTTTCGACAGTGATTTGGATGCTAACTACCGAGAACACAAACCTCCCTGAGCCAAAGCAGCCTGCGTTTATAGCAAGAAGTGGATTTTCAATCGCTGAATCTTCTGACCTGAGCAGTCAAAAGGTCTCTATCAACGATGTGAGCCTCACAGCTGTAACCGGACGTTAA